One genomic region from Chelonia mydas isolate rCheMyd1 chromosome 25, rCheMyd1.pri.v2, whole genome shotgun sequence encodes:
- the KISS1R gene encoding kiSS-1 receptor, translated as MRGASASALLNASLLLPNRSCPGGLLCTNSSEPQSPPRLVDAWLVPLFFALLMALGLAGNSLVIYVITKHKQMRTVTNFYIANLATTDIIFLVCCVPFTAMLYPLPGWIFGEFMCKFVNYIQQVSVQATCVTLTAMSVDRWYVTVFPLRALRQRTPRVAVAISVGIWICSFIVSTPVLMYNRLTEGYWFGPQTYCSESFPSASHEKAFILYNFLAVYLLPLLTICVCYMAMLYQMGHPTVEPVDNNYQVQQLAERSAAMRAKISRMVASIVVLFTVCWGPVQFLILVQAFSPSFQHNYYIYKVKIWAHCMSYTNSSVNPIVYAFMGLNFRKAFRKVFPFIFKQKVGCTHAGNTNINTEMHFVSSGT; from the exons ATGCGGGGAGCATCTGCCAGCGCCCTGCTCAAcgcctctctcctgctccccaaccgCTCCTGCCCCGGGGGGCTGCTCTGCACCAACAGCTCGGAGCCGCAGAGCCCCCCGCGCCTGGTGGACGCCTGGCTGGTGCCCCTCTTCTTCGCCCTGCTGATGGCGCTGGGGCTGGCGGGCAACTCCCTGGTCATCTACGTGATCACCAAGCACAAGCAGATGAGGACGGTCACCAACTTCTACATCG CCAACCTTGCCACCACAGATATTATCTTCCTGGTGTGCTGCGTGCCGTTCACTGCCATGCTGTATCCCCTTCCCGGCTGGATCTTCGGGGAGTTCATGTGCAAGTTTGTCAATTACATCCAACAG GTCTCCGTGCAGGCCACCTGCGTCACCCTGACGGCCATGAGCGTGGACCGCTGGTACGTGACCGTGTTCCCGCTGCGCGCTCTGCGCCAGCGCACCCCCCGCGTCGCCGTCGCCATCAGTGTGGGCATCTGGATCT GTTCCTTTATCGTCTCCACCCCGGTGCTGATGTACAACAGGTTGACGGAGGGCTACTGGTTCGGGCCGCAGACCTATTGCAGTGAGTCCTTCCCCTCCGCCTCCCACGAGAAGGCCTTCATCCTTTACAACTTCCTGGCCGTCTACCTGCTGCCCCTACTGACCATCTGCGTCTGCTACATGGCCATGCTCTACCAGATGGGACATCCCACCGTGGAGCCCGTCGATAACAACTACCAG GTGCAGCAGCTGGCCGAGCGCTCTGCGGCGATGCGGGCCAAGATCTCCCGCATGGTGGCCAGCATCGTGGTACTCTTCACCGTCTGCTGGGGGCCCGTGCAATTCCTCATCCTCGTCCAGGCCTTCAGCCCCAGCTTCCAGCACAATTACTACATCTACAAGGTGAAGATCTGGGCCCACTGCATGTCCTACACCAACTCCTCCGTCAACCCGATCGTTTACGCCTTCATGGGCCTCAACTTCAGGAAAGCCTTCAGGAAGGTCTTCCCCTTCATCTTCAAGCAAAAGGTGGGCTGCACCCATGCGGGCAACACCAACATCAACACCGAGATGCACTTCGTGTCCTCGGGCACATAG